The Phycisphaerales bacterium genome includes a region encoding these proteins:
- the cpaB gene encoding Flp pilus assembly protein CpaB — MNAKALVPLVAGLGVGGLALFLGINTLKNAQATPQPVAKVKLWAPTQDIPRGTAIRDEMLTALSFPRELVPTGAFLKKDELVGRVPKLVAPAGLPVLESMLAPAGTRPGIFVKPGYRAVAVKIDSGSAVDFHLEPGAFVDVVASFQVRRNNRQETIARCIVENVELAAVGPRVSPGTNDDADSQRRNQQVRAVTLFVKPDEVPKLLLAEQRGRIKLSLRGEFEETSKRDAEFVSDMELLGETPPADASKPSENPLSRWMQGLFAPQTAPEPPAPPVLAAVPPPPAEPTEPEWVVRVFRGDREEVVRFKSRESRERVPAAKSADRQPTAAAAPPAREKPAPAAWPLPTEPEPTLDPLDDDPESGDPMEPEEPHE; from the coding sequence ATGAACGCGAAAGCGCTGGTACCGCTAGTGGCCGGCCTCGGCGTGGGTGGGCTGGCCCTCTTCCTGGGGATCAACACCCTGAAGAACGCACAAGCCACGCCGCAGCCGGTGGCCAAAGTCAAGCTCTGGGCCCCGACCCAGGACATCCCGCGCGGTACGGCAATTCGCGACGAGATGCTCACGGCACTCTCGTTTCCGCGTGAGCTGGTCCCAACCGGGGCCTTCCTGAAAAAGGACGAACTCGTCGGGCGGGTTCCGAAACTCGTCGCGCCGGCCGGACTGCCGGTGCTCGAGTCGATGCTCGCCCCCGCGGGCACCCGTCCGGGCATTTTTGTGAAGCCCGGTTATCGGGCGGTAGCAGTGAAAATCGACTCGGGCTCCGCGGTGGATTTCCATCTTGAGCCCGGGGCATTTGTCGACGTGGTGGCCTCCTTCCAGGTACGGCGTAATAACCGCCAGGAAACGATCGCCCGTTGCATCGTGGAGAACGTTGAACTGGCAGCCGTGGGACCGCGTGTCAGCCCGGGTACCAACGATGACGCTGACAGCCAGCGCCGCAATCAGCAGGTGCGGGCCGTCACGCTGTTCGTCAAACCCGACGAGGTGCCGAAGCTACTGCTTGCCGAACAACGGGGCCGCATCAAGTTGAGTCTCCGCGGCGAATTCGAGGAAACCAGCAAGCGCGATGCCGAGTTCGTCAGCGACATGGAACTGCTGGGTGAGACGCCCCCTGCCGACGCCAGCAAGCCGTCCGAGAACCCGCTCAGCCGCTGGATGCAGGGCCTCTTCGCGCCACAGACTGCCCCAGAGCCACCCGCCCCACCGGTCCTGGCCGCCGTCCCCCCCCCGCCGGCAGAACCGACCGAGCCCGAATGGGTCGTGCGTGTCTTCCGCGGTGATCGGGAAGAGGTCGTGCGTTTCAAGAGCCGCGAATCCCGGGAACGAGTGCCGGCTGCAAAGAGCGCCGACCGGCAACCCACCGCCGCGGCCGCACCACCGGCACGTGAGAAGCCCGCCCCGGCCGCCTGGCCGCTGCCAACCGAACCTGAACCGACGCTGGACCCACTCGACGACGACCCTGAGTCGGGTGATCCAATGGAGCCCGAGGAGCCCCACGAATGA
- a CDS encoding pilus assembly protein, which produces MAIVTPILLTMLFGIIEYGWVFTVRQALTTAAREGARTAALPGSDVAEVEARVAQYMTPLGLTTFSVNVEVDESSNPTGVVRVSIPYSDITLVGCYFGCAYGDLFSACSMRKEGVN; this is translated from the coding sequence ATGGCCATCGTCACGCCCATTCTCCTCACCATGCTGTTTGGCATTATCGAGTATGGCTGGGTGTTTACGGTCCGCCAGGCGCTGACGACCGCCGCTCGCGAGGGCGCACGCACAGCGGCCCTGCCGGGTTCGGATGTGGCCGAGGTCGAAGCGCGCGTCGCGCAATACATGACGCCACTCGGCCTGACGACCTTTTCCGTCAATGTCGAGGTGGACGAGTCGAGTAATCCGACCGGCGTAGTCCGGGTCTCGATCCCCTATTCCGATATCACGTTGGTGGGCTGCTACTTCGGGTGCGCCTATGGCGACCTGTTCTCGGCCTGCTCAATGCGAAAGGAAGGGGTGAACTAA
- a CDS encoding prepilin peptidase codes for MTFIAEHYWELTLTLLIPAILYASWIDFAERRVPNWLNALIAITGLTMQAIAFGWYTSGEERVLGGVGWGLLGLLVGFGVLIVPWAMHGMGAGDVKLMAAIGCWLGPWLTLVSFAAGAVIGGLAAVVMIYSTGRTVHAITNMQTILTKMRRWDTAFGTYGGAKTFGVTSQLLPYGVPLTAGTIAVLLTWFLGGWLK; via the coding sequence ATGACCTTCATCGCGGAACACTACTGGGAACTGACGCTTACGCTGCTGATTCCAGCGATCCTCTACGCGTCCTGGATCGACTTCGCGGAGCGGCGGGTACCCAACTGGTTGAACGCGCTGATCGCAATTACCGGACTGACTATGCAGGCAATCGCGTTCGGCTGGTATACGTCCGGTGAAGAACGCGTCCTGGGCGGGGTCGGCTGGGGCCTGCTCGGGCTGCTGGTCGGCTTCGGCGTACTGATCGTGCCTTGGGCCATGCACGGCATGGGCGCCGGCGACGTCAAGCTGATGGCCGCCATCGGCTGCTGGCTGGGGCCGTGGCTCACGCTGGTGAGCTTCGCGGCGGGCGCGGTGATCGGCGGCCTCGCCGCGGTGGTGATGATCTACTCCACCGGGCGAACCGTCCACGCAATTACGAACATGCAGACGATCCTCACGAAGATGCGACGCTGGGACACGGCGTTCGGCACCTACGGCGGGGCCAAGACGTTTGGGGTGACCAGTCAGCTTCTACCGTACGGCGTGCCGCTCACCGCCGGCACGATCGCCGTCCTGTTGACCTGGTTCCTGGGAGGTTGGTTGAAGTGA
- a CDS encoding Flp family type IVb pilin: protein MNAFVSRMRDFLKSEDGPTATEYAVMLALIIVACIAAITALGGALRATFNNLSGQMPVGDGSDVP from the coding sequence ATGAACGCGTTTGTTTCCCGCATGCGTGATTTCCTGAAGAGCGAAGATGGCCCGACCGCGACCGAGTATGCGGTCATGCTCGCACTGATCATCGTGGCGTGCATCGCGGCGATTACCGCCCTCGGTGGCGCTCTCCGGGCGACGTTCAACAACCTGTCCGGCCAGATGCCGGTCGGTGACGGTTCCGACGTGCCGTAA
- the aroE gene encoding shikimate dehydrogenase, translating to MRSSAERSPTRLAVPLSSAEPPLAEQVRAARAGGAELIELRVDLIGDVAAVAEVLLPPPAGGFILTIRCAEEGGAWQADDAVRIALYEQLGLHLPGWIDVEFATWQRSANLRQKLGLVCELRHTGGGTGSEWAGQNVGRPKNRLILSHHDFRTTPADLEPLLADLASSPAHVVKAVFTPRDATDALRVLTALSRRGHAARDVTTAGPEWILLAMGEAGLCTRVLARKFDAFLTFAAASEGAESAPGQPTLQTLRHCYRWEELGRRTRVFGVLGWPVRHSRSPTLHNAAMRVAGIDGVYLPFPVQPTEGALFAFLDAATAFEELDAAGFSVTLPHKEHALAWLRARGYGVSALAARCGAVNTLIRDADGGWYGDNTDGCGARDALIANVYGDMESLHGEQVAILGAGGAARAVAVTMLDAGCAVTLYNRSRERAEALAAELGCAAAPWEQRTDADAGLLINCTSVGLWPDVNDTPFPAESLRPGQVVFDTIYHPRETRLLLAARAHGCRVVDGVAMFIGQAAAQFQLWHGQTTSLHTLQALLDSTANPNTPVNPSQ from the coding sequence TTGCGCAGCAGTGCCGAACGCTCACCAACCCGCCTTGCCGTGCCACTCAGCTCGGCCGAACCACCACTGGCGGAGCAGGTCCGTGCGGCCCGCGCAGGTGGCGCTGAGCTCATCGAATTGCGGGTCGACCTGATCGGCGACGTAGCGGCGGTGGCCGAGGTTCTCCTGCCTCCGCCTGCGGGCGGTTTCATCCTTACGATCCGCTGCGCGGAGGAGGGTGGCGCATGGCAAGCCGACGATGCCGTGCGGATCGCATTGTATGAACAGCTCGGCCTGCACCTGCCTGGTTGGATCGATGTGGAATTCGCAACCTGGCAGCGCTCGGCGAATCTGCGACAGAAGCTGGGCCTGGTATGTGAGCTGCGCCACACCGGCGGCGGTACCGGATCGGAATGGGCGGGCCAGAACGTTGGCCGCCCCAAGAACCGTCTCATCCTCTCACACCATGATTTCCGCACAACTCCCGCCGACCTCGAACCGCTGCTGGCAGATCTCGCTTCCAGTCCCGCCCACGTGGTGAAGGCAGTGTTCACACCGCGCGATGCGACCGATGCCCTCCGTGTGCTGACGGCACTGTCACGGCGCGGGCACGCGGCGCGGGATGTCACGACCGCCGGGCCGGAGTGGATCCTGCTGGCGATGGGCGAGGCGGGTCTCTGCACACGCGTGCTGGCACGCAAATTCGACGCGTTCCTCACCTTTGCGGCTGCGTCGGAAGGTGCCGAATCTGCGCCGGGACAGCCCACTCTGCAAACGCTGCGCCACTGCTATCGCTGGGAGGAACTGGGGCGGCGGACGCGCGTTTTCGGCGTGCTGGGCTGGCCGGTGCGGCATTCCCGCAGCCCGACTTTGCACAATGCGGCCATGCGTGTCGCAGGCATCGATGGGGTCTACCTCCCCTTCCCGGTGCAACCGACGGAGGGTGCGCTGTTTGCGTTTCTGGATGCAGCGACTGCGTTTGAAGAGCTCGATGCCGCGGGTTTCAGTGTAACGCTGCCGCACAAGGAGCATGCCTTGGCGTGGCTGCGAGCGCGCGGGTACGGCGTAAGCGCGCTCGCTGCGCGGTGCGGGGCAGTCAACACACTGATCCGGGACGCGGACGGTGGCTGGTACGGTGATAATACCGATGGCTGCGGCGCCCGCGACGCACTGATTGCAAATGTGTATGGTGACATGGAGAGCTTGCACGGTGAGCAGGTCGCCATCCTGGGGGCGGGGGGGGCCGCACGGGCTGTCGCGGTGACCATGCTTGACGCGGGGTGTGCTGTCACGCTTTACAACCGTAGCCGCGAGCGCGCCGAGGCGTTGGCGGCAGAACTTGGCTGCGCGGCTGCACCTTGGGAGCAACGCACAGATGCGGACGCCGGCCTGCTGATCAACTGCACTTCGGTCGGACTGTGGCCGGATGTGAATGACACACCATTCCCGGCGGAGTCGCTACGGCCTGGACAGGTGGTCTTCGATACGATTTACCACCCGCGTGAGACGCGCTTGCTGCTGGCTGCACGGGCCCATGGTTGCCGTGTTGTCGATGGCGTGGCCATGTTTATCGGGCAGGCCGCAGCACAGTTTCAACTCTGGCATGGACAGACTACCTCACTTCACACACTCCAGGCGTTACTGGACTCCACTGCAAATCCCAACACACCTGTGAATCCGTCGCAGTAA
- a CDS encoding efflux RND transporter permease subunit, translating into MSRFFIDRPIFASVPSILITLMGLAAVFTLPVTQYPEITPPTVSVACSYPGASAEVVAETIAAPIEQQVNGVENMLYMSSQCANDGNYTLNVTFALGTNLDMAQVLVQNRVAQALPSLPDLVKQAGVTTRKRSPSIMLVVNLISPEGRYDQLYLSNYATIQIRDELARIEGVGDVVLFGQQDYSMRIWLDPERLAARGLTTVDVVNAVREQNIQVAAGQIGQPPAPPDQEFQYVLRTLGRLADAEQFGEIILKVGARQETVRLRDVARIERGAKSQDQTCRLDGRPSTGIAIFQMPGSNALETSARIRAKMEELKQGFPEDLDYAIVYDTTPFIAESIGEVFKALRDAVILVGLVVLVFLQNWRATLIPLVAVPVAIIGTFAVMAGIGYSLNNISLFGLVLAIGIVVDDAIVVVEAIEQHLERGKSARQAAHDAMAEVSGPIIAISLVLVAVFIPCAFIPGITGEFFRQFAVTIAVSTIFSAINSLTLSPALGALLLRAHGTRRDPLTTLLDLLLGWFFRIFNTGFGFSTAVYTAIVGRLLRLSVVVLLLYVGLGYLTIWSFNRVPGGFIPTQDKGYLLVNVQLPDSAAARRTEELIPRLEAIARATPGVAHTLAITGQSFLLGANGPNMASMFIVLDDFHHRQGPERGADAIAAQLRLRYFREIQEAQVAVFGAPPVDGLGNAGGFKLMVQDRANLGLTALQEQAANLAAQGNSNSDLVGLFSPFRANTPQLYVDIDRTKAKRLGVPLSDVFNTLQANLGSLYVNDFNEFGRTWQVKMQADAGFRHTAEDVRRLRVRNAAGAMVPLGTLASVRDTTGPLLINRYNMYPSAAIQGAPAPGVSTGAAILRMEQIAHSTLPAGLTFEWTEITLLQILAGSTALLAFAGAVVFVFLILAGQYESWTMPLAVILVVPMCILSSVTGVALAGLDINIFTQIGFVVLVGLASKNAILIVEFARQRRTAGAPRYEATLEACRLRLRPILMTSFAFILGVVPLLLASGAGAEMRRTLGTAVFSGMLGVTAFGILLTPVFYYVIQWFADRGSADAVTTKP; encoded by the coding sequence TTGTCGCGCTTCTTCATCGATCGCCCGATCTTCGCATCGGTTCCATCCATCCTCATCACACTGATGGGCCTGGCGGCGGTCTTTACGCTACCGGTGACGCAGTATCCGGAGATTACGCCGCCGACCGTGAGTGTCGCGTGCAGCTACCCCGGGGCCAGCGCCGAGGTAGTGGCCGAAACCATCGCGGCGCCCATCGAACAGCAGGTGAATGGCGTCGAGAACATGCTCTACATGTCGTCGCAGTGTGCGAACGACGGCAACTACACGCTGAATGTGACCTTTGCGCTGGGCACCAACCTGGATATGGCGCAGGTGCTGGTCCAGAACCGGGTAGCCCAGGCCCTGCCGAGCTTGCCGGACCTGGTCAAGCAGGCCGGCGTCACTACGCGAAAGCGGTCACCCAGCATCATGCTGGTCGTGAACCTGATCTCACCGGAGGGGCGGTACGACCAGCTCTACCTCAGCAACTACGCCACGATCCAGATCCGGGATGAGCTCGCCCGTATCGAGGGCGTTGGTGATGTGGTCCTGTTCGGTCAACAGGACTACAGCATGCGGATCTGGCTGGATCCTGAACGGTTGGCGGCCCGCGGACTGACCACCGTGGACGTGGTTAACGCGGTGCGCGAACAGAACATCCAGGTGGCGGCCGGCCAGATCGGCCAGCCGCCCGCACCGCCGGATCAGGAGTTCCAGTATGTCCTGCGGACCCTGGGGCGGCTCGCGGATGCGGAGCAGTTCGGCGAAATCATCCTCAAGGTGGGGGCCCGCCAGGAGACCGTCCGACTGCGAGATGTGGCCCGGATCGAGCGCGGTGCCAAGAGCCAGGATCAGACCTGCCGGCTCGATGGCCGGCCGTCGACCGGTATCGCGATCTTTCAGATGCCCGGTTCCAATGCGCTTGAGACGTCCGCGCGCATCCGCGCGAAAATGGAGGAGCTGAAACAGGGCTTCCCGGAGGATCTGGACTACGCGATCGTGTATGACACGACGCCTTTCATCGCTGAATCCATCGGCGAAGTGTTCAAGGCCCTGAGGGACGCGGTCATCCTCGTGGGCCTGGTGGTCCTCGTTTTCCTGCAAAACTGGCGCGCCACGCTGATCCCGCTGGTCGCGGTGCCGGTGGCGATCATCGGCACCTTCGCGGTGATGGCGGGCATCGGCTACAGTCTCAACAACATCTCACTGTTCGGGTTGGTCCTCGCGATCGGCATCGTGGTTGATGATGCCATCGTCGTGGTCGAAGCGATCGAACAGCACCTCGAGCGGGGCAAGAGTGCGCGGCAGGCCGCACACGACGCCATGGCCGAAGTGTCGGGGCCGATCATCGCGATCTCGCTCGTACTCGTTGCAGTCTTCATCCCGTGTGCGTTCATCCCGGGCATCACCGGCGAGTTCTTCCGACAGTTCGCTGTCACCATCGCCGTCTCGACCATCTTCTCCGCGATCAACTCCCTGACGCTGAGCCCGGCGCTCGGTGCGCTGCTGCTGCGCGCCCACGGGACCAGGCGCGATCCGCTGACCACCCTGCTCGATCTGCTGCTGGGCTGGTTCTTTCGAATTTTCAACACCGGTTTCGGGTTCTCGACCGCGGTGTACACGGCCATCGTCGGGCGCCTGCTGCGGCTGAGTGTGGTCGTACTGCTGCTGTATGTGGGGCTTGGGTATCTCACGATCTGGAGCTTCAACCGGGTGCCGGGCGGCTTCATTCCAACGCAGGATAAGGGTTACCTGCTGGTGAACGTCCAGTTGCCGGACTCCGCCGCGGCTCGACGGACCGAGGAACTCATACCCCGGCTGGAGGCCATCGCGCGGGCTACCCCCGGCGTCGCCCACACACTCGCTATCACGGGACAGTCCTTTCTGCTCGGTGCGAACGGCCCGAACATGGCATCCATGTTCATCGTCCTGGACGACTTCCACCACCGGCAGGGTCCGGAACGCGGCGCGGACGCGATCGCCGCACAGTTGCGACTGCGCTACTTCCGCGAGATCCAGGAAGCGCAAGTCGCGGTCTTCGGGGCACCACCGGTTGACGGCCTCGGCAATGCCGGCGGTTTCAAGCTGATGGTACAGGACCGTGCGAATCTGGGCCTGACCGCCTTGCAGGAACAGGCGGCGAACCTGGCCGCGCAGGGCAACAGCAATTCCGATCTCGTCGGGCTGTTCTCCCCGTTCCGAGCCAACACGCCACAACTCTACGTCGATATCGATCGCACGAAGGCCAAACGTCTGGGCGTGCCGCTGAGCGACGTATTCAACACTTTGCAGGCCAACCTGGGCAGTCTGTACGTCAATGACTTCAACGAATTCGGCCGCACCTGGCAGGTCAAGATGCAGGCCGACGCCGGTTTTCGCCACACGGCAGAGGATGTGCGCCGCCTGCGGGTGCGGAATGCGGCGGGCGCAATGGTGCCACTGGGCACGCTCGCCTCAGTGCGGGACACCACCGGCCCCCTGCTGATCAACCGCTACAACATGTATCCTTCCGCCGCAATCCAGGGCGCCCCAGCGCCCGGTGTCAGCACGGGGGCTGCAATCCTGCGGATGGAACAGATCGCCCACAGTACCTTGCCGGCGGGCCTGACCTTCGAGTGGACGGAGATCACGCTGTTGCAGATCCTGGCGGGCAGCACCGCGCTGCTGGCATTCGCGGGCGCCGTGGTGTTCGTATTCCTGATCCTCGCCGGGCAATACGAGAGCTGGACCATGCCGTTGGCGGTGATACTCGTGGTACCGATGTGCATCCTGTCCTCGGTCACGGGCGTGGCGCTGGCCGGCCTGGACATCAACATCTTTACGCAGATTGGCTTCGTCGTACTGGTCGGACTGGCGAGCAAGAACGCGATTCTCATCGTGGAGTTCGCCCGTCAGCGCCGCACCGCCGGCGCGCCACGCTATGAAGCTACGCTCGAAGCGTGTCGGCTGCGTCTGCGCCCCATCCTGATGACCTCGTTCGCGTTCATCCTCGGTGTCGTGCCGCTGCTGCTGGCGAGTGGGGCTGGGGCAGAGATGCGCCGCACGCTTGGCACCGCCGTGTTCTCCGGCATGCTCGGAGTGACGGCATTCGGCATCCTGCTGACACCGGTCTTTTATTATGTGATCCAGTGGTTCGCCGACCGCGGCAGCGCCGACGCTGTGACGACGAAGCCATAG
- a CDS encoding efflux RND transporter periplasmic adaptor subunit produces MWMLRILRSAYAHGRRCLGRTLPAVFFSLPLLLASCERPAAPPAARPPVEVTVSHPLVQTMTETLEFTGTTAPAAMVEVRARVSGFLEAVRFEPRDRVAAGQVLFEIDARPFAAERDKAAASVAALNAEFAKAESDRAKVEELFERGVTSSDELTTARTRSAALQAQIAGAEAALAEAELRLNWCRVEAPITGRISRNLLDPGNLVTADATVLATIVNDDVIYAYFDASEIDVLRLREAARTGRLTSPAEGPQPEIRALQWPVHLGVMTDTGYPHTGVLDYSAPALDPGTGTVQVRGRFDNMDGVLMAGLFVRVQVPASAPFDALLVAERALGFDQGQRFALVVNAQNIVEYRPVEVGSLRDGLRVIRAGLRPDEQVIVNGLQRVRPGVTVQPIHGPMPADPAAAPTSPVPATAPSAS; encoded by the coding sequence ATGTGGATGCTCAGGATCTTGCGCAGTGCATACGCCCACGGCCGGCGATGCCTTGGCCGTACGCTACCGGCCGTGTTCTTCTCCCTGCCCCTCTTGCTGGCAAGCTGCGAACGTCCGGCAGCACCACCCGCGGCAAGACCACCGGTCGAGGTGACTGTCAGTCACCCGCTGGTGCAGACGATGACGGAGACGCTCGAGTTCACGGGCACGACCGCCCCTGCGGCCATGGTGGAGGTCCGGGCGCGGGTGTCCGGTTTTCTGGAAGCCGTGCGGTTCGAGCCGCGTGACCGGGTCGCGGCCGGCCAGGTGCTCTTCGAGATTGACGCGCGGCCCTTCGCAGCCGAGCGCGACAAGGCGGCGGCCAGCGTGGCCGCACTGAATGCCGAGTTTGCGAAAGCGGAAAGCGACCGCGCGAAGGTTGAGGAGTTGTTCGAGCGTGGCGTCACGAGCTCGGACGAGCTTACAACCGCCCGCACTCGCTCCGCGGCGCTCCAGGCGCAAATCGCGGGAGCGGAGGCCGCGCTGGCGGAGGCCGAGCTGCGGCTGAATTGGTGCCGGGTTGAGGCGCCGATCACGGGGCGCATCAGCCGCAACCTGCTCGACCCCGGCAATCTGGTCACCGCGGACGCCACCGTGCTCGCCACGATCGTTAACGACGACGTGATTTACGCGTATTTCGATGCGAGTGAGATCGATGTGCTGCGGCTCCGCGAAGCCGCGCGCACCGGTCGCCTCACCAGCCCTGCTGAGGGCCCGCAACCCGAGATCCGCGCGCTGCAATGGCCCGTGCATCTCGGTGTCATGACGGACACCGGCTACCCCCACACGGGCGTACTGGATTACAGCGCCCCGGCCCTCGATCCGGGCACGGGGACCGTGCAGGTACGCGGCCGCTTCGACAATATGGATGGGGTCCTGATGGCCGGCCTGTTTGTCCGGGTGCAGGTGCCGGCGAGTGCGCCGTTCGATGCCTTGCTCGTCGCGGAACGGGCCCTGGGTTTCGATCAGGGGCAGCGCTTTGCCCTGGTTGTGAATGCGCAGAACATCGTGGAGTATCGCCCGGTGGAGGTCGGCTCCCTGCGGGATGGACTGCGCGTGATCCGGGCTGGGCTCCGCCCGGACGAGCAGGTGATCGTCAACGGGCTGCAGCGCGTGCGGCCGGGCGTAACGGTGCAGCCGATTCACGGACCGATGCCGGCTGACCCTGCTGCGGCACCCACTTCGCCCGTCCCCGCCACGGCGCCCTCCGCGTCCTGA